In Paraburkholderia sp. PGU19, a single window of DNA contains:
- a CDS encoding DUF6516 family protein encodes MKKKAILLFEDRTIYPDGAILEMRIWRLPESDGERPHGLKYSLFYGRAGQRIIGYDNERGKGDHRHYRDREESYAFSTPEQMVADFLDDVERERGES; translated from the coding sequence ATGAAGAAGAAAGCCATACTCCTGTTCGAGGACCGAACCATCTACCCAGACGGGGCCATTCTCGAAATGCGCATCTGGCGATTACCAGAGAGCGACGGCGAACGACCGCACGGTCTCAAGTACAGCCTGTTTTATGGTCGTGCAGGTCAGCGAATCATCGGCTACGACAACGAGCGCGGTAAAGGCGACCACCGGCATTACCGTGATCGGGAAGAGTCGTACGCATTTTCGACGCCTGAGCAAATGGTGGCTGATTTTCTGGATGATGTAGAACGTGAGCGAGGTGAATCATGA
- a CDS encoding SH3 domain-containing protein, which produces MRIRLACVVAATLSIASGAASAQTEAYTDSPVDVYAGPAQDYPLVAQWPAGQPVIVYGCVDGYSWCDVEVQGARGWVYGGYLSYPYQGSEVPIMTYGTVIGLPLITFSPGTYWDQYYRERPWYHDRDRWAHHPPPPHRPPPPGNPPPPQGATRPPPAPSAQPPGPPGTEHGHRAGPPQGGTPPMQPPTQGYQRPSGPPPQAVQRLPGPPPVQGGGPPAPPPAPRSPPPSAEHRDQGTSH; this is translated from the coding sequence ATGCGAATTCGGCTTGCATGCGTGGTCGCGGCGACGTTGTCGATCGCATCGGGCGCGGCGTCGGCGCAAACCGAGGCTTACACGGACTCGCCCGTCGACGTGTACGCGGGACCGGCGCAGGATTACCCGCTTGTTGCCCAATGGCCGGCAGGACAGCCGGTCATCGTCTACGGTTGCGTAGACGGCTACAGCTGGTGCGACGTCGAGGTACAGGGCGCGCGCGGCTGGGTCTACGGCGGCTATCTGTCCTATCCCTACCAGGGCAGCGAAGTGCCGATCATGACGTACGGCACGGTGATCGGTCTGCCGCTCATCACGTTTTCGCCCGGCACCTATTGGGATCAGTATTATCGGGAGCGTCCGTGGTATCACGACCGGGACCGCTGGGCGCATCATCCGCCGCCACCTCACCGTCCACCGCCGCCAGGTAATCCGCCGCCTCCCCAAGGCGCGACCCGGCCGCCACCGGCGCCTTCCGCACAGCCTCCCGGGCCGCCTGGAACGGAACACGGGCATCGGGCGGGGCCGCCGCAAGGGGGTACGCCGCCGATGCAGCCGCCAACGCAAGGCTATCAGCGCCCGTCCGGACCGCCGCCGCAGGCCGTTCAGCGTCTGCCAGGACCGCCTCCCGTCCAAGGCGGCGGCCCACCGGCACCGCCGCCCGCGCCAAGGTCACCGCCTCCTTCGGCGGAACACCGCGATCAGGGCACGAGTCATTGA
- a CDS encoding helix-turn-helix domain-containing protein has protein sequence MSKLNVHVGGARDMGRRFAAAFNRAQAGENIEERHVTFLSLEEMLAALSPKRLEMLRHLHREGAKSVKALATALDRDYKRVYEDVVILESAGLIVREEGRLSAPWDAVTAEVSL, from the coding sequence ATGAGCAAACTTAATGTACATGTTGGTGGTGCGCGGGATATGGGCCGGCGGTTCGCGGCGGCGTTCAACCGTGCGCAGGCAGGCGAGAATATCGAAGAGCGGCACGTGACGTTTCTGTCGCTCGAGGAGATGCTTGCTGCGCTGTCGCCGAAGCGCCTTGAGATGCTTCGTCATCTACATCGTGAAGGCGCAAAGAGCGTGAAGGCGCTGGCAACTGCGCTGGATCGGGACTACAAGCGTGTCTACGAGGACGTGGTGATTCTGGAGAGCGCAGGCCTGATCGTGCGTGAAGAAGGACGTCTGAGCGCGCCGTGGGACGCGGTGACCGCCGAAGTTTCTCTGTGA
- a CDS encoding RES domain-containing protein: MKLFRIADTRHTVWSGTGAMLVGGRFNSPGRPVIYAASTFAGAMLEVLVHARIGKVPKTHGWVEAAVPDDIRVERHSAESLPGGWDAPALQAAREFGDAWLTESRTALLIVPSVVVRAEFNVLVNPAHPDATRIAVTEPQPVVWDERLFVMPSVGHS, encoded by the coding sequence GTGAAGTTGTTTCGAATCGCCGACACTCGACACACGGTCTGGAGTGGCACCGGCGCGATGCTGGTGGGCGGCCGCTTCAATAGCCCGGGGCGACCGGTCATCTACGCCGCGTCGACCTTCGCCGGTGCGATGCTCGAGGTTCTTGTCCATGCGCGCATCGGCAAGGTACCAAAGACACACGGATGGGTTGAAGCGGCGGTTCCCGACGATATTCGCGTCGAACGCCATTCGGCCGAATCGTTGCCGGGGGGATGGGATGCGCCAGCACTGCAGGCGGCAAGGGAGTTCGGCGACGCTTGGCTGACCGAGTCGCGTACTGCGCTCCTGATCGTACCTTCCGTGGTCGTCCGTGCAGAGTTCAACGTGCTGGTCAATCCCGCACACCCCGACGCGACGCGGATTGCCGTGACCGAGCCGCAACCCGTGGTGTGGGACGAACGCCTCTTTGTGATGCCGTCGGTCGGACACTCCTAG
- a CDS encoding CcdB family protein, with translation MARFEVYANPGKSKVNTPYLVDVQSDFLDGLTIRVVVPLIRADSFPPGKLPADFTPSFEIAGVKCLMHPAFIASVPLNELGPSISSLREHRDKITAALDRLLGGY, from the coding sequence ATGGCGCGATTTGAAGTTTATGCCAATCCCGGCAAAAGCAAGGTAAATACGCCGTACCTTGTCGACGTGCAGAGCGACTTTCTCGATGGCCTAACTATTCGGGTTGTTGTCCCGCTGATTCGTGCTGACTCTTTCCCTCCCGGCAAACTGCCAGCGGATTTCACGCCGTCCTTCGAGATCGCTGGCGTCAAATGCCTGATGCACCCGGCGTTCATTGCATCTGTTCCGTTAAACGAGCTGGGTCCCTCGATCAGTTCATTGCGGGAGCATCGGGACAAGATCACGGCAGCGCTTGACCGTCTGCTGGGCGGCTACTGA
- a CDS encoding type II toxin-antitoxin system RelE/ParE family toxin, whose translation MIIVEIADKFIEALDAVEEFMLIQDVMSAPLRANKLESEIDNLVGLLERHPKIGRPADFLSLTSPAAKTWLEQVQQQAAGVGLTEFREYVLPSYVVLYVCSDLHVIMLSIRHEREAGYEPYGD comes from the coding sequence ATGATCATCGTCGAGATCGCAGACAAGTTCATAGAAGCCCTCGATGCGGTCGAAGAATTCATGCTAATCCAGGATGTGATGTCTGCACCGCTTCGAGCGAACAAACTGGAAAGTGAAATTGACAACCTCGTCGGCCTGCTTGAGAGACATCCCAAGATTGGCCGTCCCGCGGACTTCCTCTCACTAACCTCCCCCGCAGCGAAAACCTGGCTTGAGCAGGTCCAGCAACAGGCTGCTGGTGTCGGGCTGACTGAGTTCCGCGAGTACGTCCTCCCGTCTTACGTGGTCCTTTATGTGTGCTCTGATTTGCACGTGATCATGCTGTCGATCCGGCACGAGCGTGAGGCCGGATACGAACCGTACGGTGATTGA
- a CDS encoding antitoxin Xre/MbcA/ParS toxin-binding domain-containing protein, with translation MSLITPEAVAAVMELRQVPHTLAELEALVRDGLPKSALRAGVEHATQGADARRALLARIIPEATYKRRRDRLTPDESEKTERLARIVATTAYVWNDEEDARAFLSTPHPELEGRAPLDVALTELGARRVEELLWKLFYGLPA, from the coding sequence ATGTCACTGATTACGCCTGAAGCAGTGGCCGCGGTCATGGAACTGCGTCAGGTCCCGCACACGCTCGCGGAACTCGAGGCACTTGTCCGCGACGGCCTGCCCAAGTCCGCGCTGCGCGCGGGCGTCGAACATGCGACGCAGGGTGCCGACGCCCGGCGTGCGCTACTTGCCCGCATCATCCCCGAAGCGACCTATAAGCGGCGTCGCGATCGGCTGACGCCAGACGAATCGGAAAAGACTGAGCGGCTGGCAAGGATCGTCGCGACGACGGCCTACGTCTGGAACGACGAAGAGGACGCGCGGGCATTCCTGTCGACGCCGCATCCGGAGCTCGAAGGGCGGGCGCCGCTCGATGTTGCGCTGACCGAGCTCGGCGCGCGCCGGGTCGAAGAGCTGCTCTGGAAACTTTTTTATGGGTTGCCGGCGTGA
- a CDS encoding type II toxin-antitoxin system prevent-host-death family antitoxin, with amino-acid sequence MTIRAQDVVPISEARARLTELAEDVVAGAEKVLTKNGAAFVAIVDAKKLDYYHELERRERGRLLMLADAERGIQDVIAGRVTSADEFRKTLKDRAEKRRAQIGK; translated from the coding sequence ATGACTATTCGTGCTCAGGATGTTGTGCCGATCAGCGAAGCCCGCGCGCGCCTGACGGAGCTGGCTGAAGACGTGGTGGCCGGCGCTGAGAAGGTGCTGACGAAAAACGGCGCGGCGTTCGTCGCCATCGTCGATGCAAAGAAACTGGACTACTACCACGAACTGGAACGCCGCGAGCGTGGTCGGCTTTTGATGCTGGCCGACGCCGAACGAGGTATTCAGGATGTCATCGCGGGCCGCGTTACATCGGCAGATGAATTCCGCAAAACACTAAAGGACCGTGCTGAAAAGCGACGTGCTCAAATCGGGAAATGA
- a CDS encoding type II toxin-antitoxin system CcdA family antitoxin, whose translation MAHATAAVSRKATNVTLPVDVYERAKELGINFSRACEQALRDAIKAEEGRRWAQENAEFIKNTNDWVEKNGLPLAEYRMF comes from the coding sequence ATGGCACATGCAACTGCCGCCGTGTCACGTAAGGCGACCAATGTCACACTGCCTGTCGACGTTTATGAGCGAGCGAAGGAACTGGGCATCAACTTCTCACGTGCGTGCGAGCAGGCTTTACGCGACGCAATCAAGGCCGAGGAAGGTCGTCGCTGGGCGCAGGAGAACGCGGAGTTCATTAAAAACACCAACGACTGGGTCGAAAAGAATGGCCTTCCACTCGCTGAATACCGGATGTTTTGA